From a single Lactococcus allomyrinae genomic region:
- a CDS encoding DEAD/DEAH box helicase translates to MSRMMPARVRSEGIALYAKGGLNDPIEADFKLSAEIDGEQVVYDLDGAQDYCSCEVFQQNHRYCKHIAAIEEYLKNRETTTDTTEDKEHLRPESLLYTENVTFLDELNGETQLNFSTDQYSIEVQIEDNSQLYDYFSVDYFLYFDIRLKSEKLGRSYVIKDIPYFLRALRNFSQYSLGSLHYINLFFDNFDEASQAFLNFLLKIDDKTDEAFTKSLYIKNGRYLNIPFLFLEEAMDLSAALEMCQLKISGRMINYFTFIPLDNDSELFEFKVESQQDYIELSVIDKNYHNFYGKSLLYHDHIFYKVSQEQRRLLTVLERRLANENRINFSYADKDRLAQALQQLSTLGRISAPRHFVIRPFDAIFRFDLTDKQTLALSVKFDYGNFAIDSFHELETLEFSRDLRKEQKIFAVMERFGFPRSFNSSLTILSVLTETFFIKILPAFNKLGKVELSSVLTELKMDEIPEIRIDSNGGLLDISFDLPQVGESEFANVIAKLQENAEFYISESGKFYHFDEKFKALKSALNELDEQFVISGNTLRVNANRSFQVSKIFENISGASFSEKFKSFYEHLTQPETFPYEKPEHIRASLRPYQEIGVRWMSMLTHYQLGGILADDMGLGKTVQAITYLLSNLKEGEKALITAPASLTYNWASEFEKFTDQINFVVVDGTKNERSEQIATEHQIYITSYGSFLKDFEEYQDKKLNYLLLDEAQVVKNYSSKTNKSLTALNVEHTFALSGTPLENRIEEIWAIFQVVMPGFLPKREKFNKMSPAVISRLIQPFIMRRKKEDVLEELPEKMEITLYNNLADDQKVIYLAQLELMQRQVMQMDSTALSRSRIEILAGITRLRQICNTPALFMDDYKGSSGKLERLRELLEQIKESGHRPLIFSQFTKVFPHIERLMDHLEMSAYKLTGSTPIKDRLSMVQAFNAGSRDAFLVSLKAGGVGLNLTSADVVILVDLWWNPAVEEQAIARAHRMGQKNTVEVIRLITQGTIEEKIMDIQERKKDLIANVLEGDVVDKALSEAEIREILGV, encoded by the coding sequence ATGAGTAGAATGATGCCAGCTAGGGTGCGAAGCGAAGGAATTGCGCTTTATGCAAAAGGGGGATTAAATGACCCTATTGAAGCCGATTTTAAACTGAGCGCAGAGATTGATGGCGAGCAAGTGGTATATGATTTAGATGGGGCACAGGACTATTGTTCTTGTGAAGTTTTTCAGCAAAATCATCGCTACTGTAAGCATATTGCAGCGATAGAAGAATATCTAAAAAACAGAGAAACAACTACGGATACAACCGAAGATAAGGAACATTTACGACCAGAGAGTTTGCTTTACACAGAAAATGTTACTTTTTTGGATGAATTAAATGGGGAAACACAGCTTAATTTTAGTACAGACCAGTATTCAATTGAGGTTCAGATTGAGGATAACAGTCAGCTTTATGATTATTTTTCTGTGGATTATTTCTTGTATTTTGATATAAGATTAAAAAGCGAGAAATTAGGGCGTTCTTATGTGATTAAGGATATTCCATATTTTTTACGTGCTTTGAGAAATTTTAGTCAGTATTCTCTGGGCTCTTTACACTATATCAATCTATTTTTTGATAATTTTGATGAAGCGAGTCAAGCATTTTTAAATTTCTTATTGAAAATTGATGATAAAACGGATGAGGCATTTACAAAATCTTTATATATCAAAAATGGACGTTATTTGAACATCCCTTTTCTGTTTCTTGAAGAAGCAATGGATTTGTCAGCAGCGCTTGAAATGTGTCAGCTTAAAATCTCTGGTAGAATGATTAATTATTTTACTTTTATTCCTTTAGATAATGATTCAGAGTTGTTTGAGTTTAAAGTTGAAAGTCAGCAGGATTATATTGAGTTAAGTGTGATAGATAAGAATTATCACAATTTTTATGGAAAATCATTATTGTATCACGATCATATTTTCTACAAGGTAAGTCAGGAACAAAGACGACTTTTAACCGTTTTGGAGCGACGACTTGCCAATGAAAATCGTATTAATTTTTCATATGCTGATAAAGATAGATTAGCGCAGGCATTGCAGCAATTATCTACTTTGGGACGGATTTCAGCTCCTCGTCATTTTGTCATTAGACCATTTGATGCGATTTTTCGATTTGACCTTACTGACAAACAAACGCTTGCTCTGTCAGTAAAATTTGACTATGGTAATTTTGCGATAGACAGTTTTCATGAACTTGAAACGTTAGAGTTTTCTCGCGATTTACGAAAAGAGCAGAAAATTTTTGCAGTGATGGAGCGGTTTGGATTTCCTCGTTCATTTAATTCAAGTTTGACTATTCTGTCAGTACTGACAGAGACTTTCTTTATCAAAATTTTACCAGCCTTTAATAAATTGGGTAAAGTTGAACTTTCGTCAGTACTGACAGAATTAAAAATGGACGAGATTCCTGAGATTCGTATTGACAGTAATGGTGGTTTACTTGATATCTCGTTTGATTTACCACAGGTTGGCGAATCAGAGTTTGCAAACGTGATTGCAAAACTTCAAGAGAATGCGGAATTTTATATTAGTGAGAGTGGGAAGTTTTACCATTTTGATGAAAAATTTAAAGCTCTAAAATCAGCGCTTAATGAGTTGGATGAGCAGTTTGTCATCAGTGGAAATACGCTTAGAGTCAATGCTAATCGCAGTTTTCAAGTTTCTAAGATTTTTGAGAATATCAGTGGTGCGTCATTCTCAGAGAAATTTAAGTCCTTCTATGAACATCTCACTCAGCCTGAGACATTTCCTTATGAAAAGCCAGAACACATCCGGGCCTCTCTTCGTCCTTATCAAGAGATTGGTGTGCGTTGGATGAGTATGCTGACTCATTATCAGTTAGGAGGAATACTCGCTGATGATATGGGTTTGGGGAAAACTGTCCAAGCCATCACCTATCTTCTCTCCAACTTAAAAGAAGGTGAAAAAGCATTGATTACTGCGCCAGCGAGCCTGACATACAACTGGGCAAGTGAATTTGAAAAGTTCACAGACCAGATTAATTTTGTTGTGGTAGATGGCACTAAGAATGAACGTTCAGAACAAATCGCGACAGAGCATCAGATTTATATTACAAGTTATGGTAGCTTTTTGAAAGACTTTGAAGAGTACCAAGATAAAAAGTTAAATTATCTTTTGCTGGATGAAGCGCAGGTAGTGAAAAATTATAGCAGTAAAACTAATAAATCTTTAACAGCGCTTAACGTTGAACATACATTTGCTCTTTCAGGAACACCACTAGAAAATAGAATTGAAGAAATTTGGGCAATCTTCCAAGTTGTGATGCCTGGATTTTTGCCAAAACGAGAAAAATTCAATAAAATGTCACCAGCAGTGATTTCAAGATTGATTCAGCCGTTCATCATGCGACGTAAAAAAGAAGATGTTCTTGAAGAATTGCCTGAAAAGATGGAAATTACGCTTTATAATAATCTCGCTGATGATCAAAAAGTAATCTATCTTGCTCAACTGGAGTTGATGCAACGCCAAGTGATGCAGATGGATAGTACAGCCTTATCACGTTCGCGAATTGAGATTTTAGCTGGGATTACGCGACTTCGTCAAATTTGTAATACACCTGCGTTATTTATGGATGATTACAAAGGGAGCTCAGGAAAGTTGGAACGTTTGCGAGAGTTACTCGAACAGATTAAAGAATCTGGTCATCGTCCATTGATTTTTTCACAGTTTACCAAAGTTTTTCCTCACATTGAGCGGTTGATGGATCATCTTGAGATGAGTGCTTATAAATTGACAGGTTCTACACCAATCAAGGATAGATTGTCAATGGTTCAAGCTTTTAATGCTGGAAGCCGAGATGCTTTCTTAGTTTCTTTGAAAGCTGGAGGTGTTGGACTCAATTTGACAAGTGCTGATGTTGTGATTTTGGTTGATTTATGGTGGAATCCAGCTGTGGAAGAACAAGCAATCGCACGTGCACATAGAATGGGGCAAAAAAATACAGTTGAAGTCATTCGATTGATTACTCAAGGAACCATTGAAGAAAAGATTATGGACATTCAGGAACGTAAAAAAGACTTGATTGCTAATGTTCTTGAAGGTGATGTTGTTGATAAAGCACTCAGTGAGGCAGAAATTCGTGAAATTCTGGGAGTTTGA
- a CDS encoding 3-deoxy-7-phosphoheptulonate synthase: protein MTFKKVSAQIDVEAVKEINHLNAEQQARKVKRDKELEAIIKGEDERLLLIIGPCSSDNEEAVLEYARRLAKLQEEVKEKIFMVMRVYTAKPRTNGDGYKGLIHEPDADGHTDLINGIKMVRDLHYKVITETGLTTADEMLYPENLTMVDDLVSYYAVGARSVENQQHRFVASGIDAPTGMKNPTSGNLKVMFNGVYAAQQSQDFLFGRAEVETSGNPLAHVILRGGQDENGKYHPNYYTDNLLETIESYEKMNLKNPFIVIDTNHDNSGKKYMEQIRIVRQTLINRDWHDKINKYVRGFMIESYLEDGRQDHPEIFGKSITDPCLGWEKTEQLVKEIYTATAKSADK from the coding sequence ATGACATTCAAAAAAGTTAGCGCACAAATTGATGTTGAAGCTGTAAAAGAAATTAACCATCTTAATGCGGAACAACAAGCGAGAAAAGTTAAGCGCGATAAAGAGTTAGAGGCAATTATCAAAGGCGAAGATGAGCGTTTGCTCTTGATTATTGGTCCATGTTCGTCGGATAATGAAGAAGCAGTTCTTGAATATGCACGCCGTTTGGCAAAACTTCAAGAAGAAGTTAAAGAGAAAATTTTTATGGTAATGCGGGTTTATACTGCAAAACCTAGAACAAACGGTGATGGCTATAAAGGATTGATTCATGAGCCTGATGCTGATGGCCATACAGACCTCATCAATGGTATTAAGATGGTTCGAGATCTACATTATAAAGTAATCACTGAAACAGGACTCACTACAGCAGACGAAATGCTTTATCCAGAGAACTTGACAATGGTAGATGATTTGGTCAGTTATTATGCAGTAGGAGCGCGTTCGGTTGAAAATCAACAACACCGTTTCGTTGCATCAGGAATTGATGCTCCCACAGGAATGAAAAATCCAACTTCTGGTAATTTGAAAGTAATGTTCAATGGCGTTTATGCTGCACAGCAGTCTCAAGATTTTCTATTTGGACGTGCTGAGGTAGAAACATCAGGCAATCCGCTTGCTCACGTTATTTTGCGTGGAGGTCAAGACGAAAATGGAAAATATCATCCAAACTATTACACAGATAATCTCTTAGAAACAATCGAGAGTTATGAAAAGATGAACTTGAAAAATCCATTTATTGTTATCGATACGAATCATGATAATTCTGGTAAAAAATACATGGAACAAATTCGTATTGTACGTCAAACATTGATTAATCGTGACTGGCATGACAAGATTAACAAATATGTACGTGGATTTATGATTGAGTCCTATCTTGAAGATGGCCGTCAAGACCACCCAGAGATTTTCGGGAAATCTATCACAGACCCATGTCTCGGCTGGGAAAAGACAGAGCAATTGGTCAAAGAGATTTATACTGCAACTGCGAAAAGTGCTGATAAATGA
- a CDS encoding amino acid permease, translating into MENNQGLKKRMATRHITMIALGGAIGAGLFKGSASAISVAGPSVLIAYLVGGLVLFFVMKSLEKLVLDSEEPHGLSGLVQPYLGNHAADFTDWVYWSLWMINIIAEAVAAASFLQLWFPNIPAWIFVLIIAVLTSLINLYSVTFFAETEYWLAFIKISVIILLIIFGVILVAKEVFNTNLIATFSRMNNHGGFAPHGIKGVINSLLIVIYSYGGSELIAITVSETENPKVAIPKAIRGVIGRIISFYIVPMFLLLIIYNWHTLTDSSMSPFVMVFNKMHIPFAGDIVNFVIILALFSSINSGIYASSRILFFRLKNRKGKYASAVAKLNKHQVPQRAVLFCSGTLYIGVVLSYFLGDQLFNYLAGSLSYTVLLIWFLISSAGFVLACKNGSLSGRSMSIFALAALFLICIGILFTNPIGVTVLTAILYFVIYISYQKKQINQ; encoded by the coding sequence TTGGAGAATAATCAGGGATTGAAGAAAAGAATGGCAACACGCCATATAACGATGATTGCACTGGGAGGAGCAATCGGAGCAGGACTATTTAAGGGGAGCGCCTCAGCGATTAGCGTGGCAGGTCCTTCGGTACTAATTGCTTATTTGGTTGGTGGATTGGTACTATTTTTTGTAATGAAAAGTTTGGAGAAACTTGTATTGGATTCAGAGGAACCACACGGCTTATCAGGCTTGGTTCAACCCTATCTAGGCAATCATGCAGCAGACTTTACAGACTGGGTTTACTGGTCACTTTGGATGATTAATATTATTGCGGAAGCAGTTGCAGCAGCGAGCTTTTTGCAACTATGGTTTCCTAATATTCCAGCGTGGATATTTGTATTAATCATCGCAGTATTGACCTCACTCATTAACTTGTATTCAGTTACTTTTTTTGCTGAAACAGAGTATTGGCTTGCATTCATTAAAATAAGCGTCATTATTTTACTTATTATTTTTGGCGTTATTCTGGTAGCTAAGGAGGTATTTAATACTAATCTAATAGCTACATTTTCTAGGATGAACAATCATGGAGGATTTGCTCCGCATGGAATAAAAGGAGTTATTAATTCTTTGCTCATTGTTATTTACTCTTATGGTGGTTCAGAATTGATTGCTATAACAGTCAGTGAAACAGAAAATCCAAAAGTAGCGATTCCAAAAGCAATTCGAGGCGTGATTGGACGGATTATATCATTTTATATTGTTCCGATGTTTTTATTACTTATCATTTATAACTGGCATACTCTTACTGATTCTTCAATGAGTCCTTTTGTAATGGTATTTAATAAAATGCATATTCCTTTTGCGGGAGATATTGTCAACTTTGTCATTATCTTAGCACTATTCTCTTCTATCAATTCAGGAATTTATGCTTCTTCAAGAATTTTATTTTTCCGACTAAAGAACAGAAAAGGAAAGTATGCAAGCGCTGTTGCAAAGCTAAATAAACATCAAGTCCCTCAAAGAGCGGTACTCTTTTGTTCGGGAACACTCTACATTGGGGTAGTTTTATCTTATTTTCTTGGTGATCAGTTATTTAATTATTTGGCAGGTTCTCTCTCTTATACTGTACTGTTAATTTGGTTCCTTATCAGTAGTGCAGGTTTTGTACTTGCTTGTAAGAACGGGTCACTTTCTGGGAGAAGTATGAGCATATTTGCTCTTGCCGCACTATTTCTGATTTGTATTGGAATTTTATTTACCAATCCTATCGGAGTAACTGTGCTCACTGCAATTCTCTACTTTGTGATTTACATTAGTTATCAAAAAAAGCAAATAAATCAATAA
- a CDS encoding serine hydrolase domain-containing protein: MRNQQQVLQMVQDYIVKEIFPGANFAIIENEKVTEFVMGNAAILPKKVVLSAGECWDLASVTKVVGTGTAVINLIFDGVFELDVPAQKYYPAFADSSVSVRQLLTHTSGINPFIPQRDQLSANELKQAINHIQVTDDKNFHYTDINFILLGFMLEEYYGKKLDEIFLTQVFKKWEMNETTFGPVSHAVPTSYDLPVGIVHDPKARVLGVECGSAGLFSTMADLTAFVKGYFAEEKYIKLLNNYASGVKKRSLAWDLPAKSNDWLLHTGYTGTFILINPRAKKAVIFLSNRVHLKDEREKWIKARDLLINLLLENLSDE, from the coding sequence ATGAGAAATCAACAGCAAGTCTTGCAAATGGTTCAGGATTATATTGTGAAAGAAATTTTTCCTGGTGCAAATTTTGCAATCATTGAAAATGAAAAAGTGACAGAATTTGTGATGGGTAATGCTGCAATTTTACCTAAGAAAGTAGTCTTGTCAGCAGGTGAATGCTGGGATTTAGCTTCTGTAACAAAAGTTGTAGGAACAGGTACGGCTGTCATTAATCTTATTTTTGATGGAGTTTTTGAACTTGATGTTCCAGCTCAGAAATATTATCCAGCATTTGCTGACAGTTCTGTCAGTGTTCGACAATTACTGACACATACGTCTGGTATTAATCCATTTATCCCTCAGCGAGACCAGCTATCAGCTAACGAATTAAAACAGGCAATCAATCATATTCAAGTTACTGATGATAAAAATTTTCATTATACAGACATCAATTTTATCCTACTTGGCTTCATGTTAGAAGAATATTATGGTAAAAAACTAGATGAGATTTTTCTCACTCAAGTTTTTAAAAAATGGGAAATGAATGAGACAACTTTTGGACCTGTTTCGCATGCTGTACCAACGAGTTATGATTTGCCAGTAGGAATTGTCCATGACCCGAAAGCACGCGTTTTAGGAGTGGAATGTGGCTCTGCAGGGCTATTTTCTACGATGGCTGACTTGACTGCTTTTGTTAAAGGATATTTTGCTGAAGAAAAATATATCAAATTGTTAAATAACTACGCTTCAGGAGTGAAAAAGAGGAGTTTGGCTTGGGATTTACCAGCAAAAAGTAATGATTGGCTGCTACACACAGGTTATACAGGAACTTTTATTTTAATCAATCCAAGAGCAAAGAAAGCAGTAATATTTTTATCAAATCGAGTCCACCTAAAAGACGAACGTGAGAAATGGATTAAAGCGCGTGATTTGTTAATAAATCTTTTATTAGAGAATTTATCCGATGAGTAA
- a CDS encoding CppA N-terminal domain-containing protein, whose product MSEIIDRIVAFQPVYRVLHREENLDFFRDVLGLKVLMEEGAMVWLGGHEAKLDRFQLEESPGLRSVNGYKKHSRTVIKAATSEIEQLLARDLEKVAKVYRGKSGYTFEAVSPENDVFLVTAEELTDLSALTEIEKSEVNVVRDKDFKGLSDFVISEIDLNVADKEIIEFYESVFSMKTIDGVFDFPFVSLKLSVADGEDVSAATDETFDLEFLIFMIDKMFDLEAFSAQFEDVDGTYLDASAKTFSLEVPSHVELWFVK is encoded by the coding sequence ATGAGTGAGATAATAGATCGTATTGTCGCTTTCCAACCTGTATATCGTGTCCTTCATCGTGAGGAAAATCTGGATTTTTTCCGTGATGTCCTCGGATTGAAAGTTCTAATGGAAGAGGGTGCGATGGTGTGGTTAGGTGGACATGAGGCGAAACTTGACCGTTTTCAATTGGAAGAGTCACCAGGCTTGCGCTCTGTCAATGGATACAAAAAACATTCACGTACAGTAATCAAAGCTGCTACATCTGAGATTGAGCAACTTTTGGCACGTGATTTGGAAAAAGTAGCTAAGGTTTATCGTGGCAAATCTGGCTATACTTTTGAAGCAGTATCTCCTGAAAATGATGTGTTTTTGGTAACCGCAGAAGAACTGACAGATTTGTCAGCACTGACAGAAATCGAAAAAAGTGAAGTTAATGTTGTCAGAGATAAAGACTTTAAAGGCTTATCTGATTTTGTGATTAGTGAGATAGACTTGAATGTAGCCGATAAAGAGATTATTGAATTTTATGAGTCTGTTTTTTCTATGAAAACGATTGATGGAGTATTTGATTTTCCTTTTGTTTCGCTGAAGTTGTCAGTGGCTGACGGAGAAGATGTGAGTGCAGCGACGGATGAAACATTTGATTTAGAATTTTTAATCTTTATGATTGATAAGATGTTTGATTTAGAAGCATTTTCGGCTCAATTTGAGGATGTGGATGGTACTTATTTGGATGCGTCAGCAAAGACTTTCTCATTGGAAGTTCCCAGCCATGTTGAACTTTGGTTTGTAAAATAA
- a CDS encoding CPBP family intramembrane glutamic endopeptidase, translating to MISKDKLQQFSKFRALAIILLAVIFSFLFAPHHLTSFITTAIILSIIGNLLAYNKWQWLVLFILSLAPTFTSTFFSIHPPFSVIDNIIFYLIFLLSLGFSYFVARKTSIIPKFNWKYFSIIKLLAGFALLFLASILTGIIAQLIHQSPDTANQEALNQLQKLIPVAIFVIQTVAAGFFEELTYRVGIFEIVFKKHRNIAFIVAMLLFAYMHGPTDLYSWLTYGLMSLILTSFYAKYRNFYLNMSIHMLWNLFGILVAFLLSH from the coding sequence ATGATTAGTAAAGATAAACTCCAACAGTTCTCTAAATTTCGGGCCCTTGCAATCATCCTTCTTGCTGTGATTTTTTCATTTCTCTTTGCCCCTCATCATCTCACTTCATTTATTACTACGGCTATTATTTTATCAATTATAGGCAATCTCTTAGCTTATAATAAATGGCAATGGCTCGTCCTATTCATACTCTCTCTTGCTCCTACATTTACATCAACATTTTTTAGTATCCATCCACCTTTTTCGGTAATAGATAATATTATTTTTTATCTTATCTTTCTACTCTCACTCGGATTTTCTTATTTTGTTGCAAGAAAAACAAGTATTATCCCAAAATTCAATTGGAAGTACTTTTCAATAATAAAATTATTGGCTGGATTTGCTCTTCTATTTCTTGCTTCTATCCTGACTGGTATCATTGCCCAACTCATCCATCAAAGTCCCGATACAGCAAATCAAGAGGCTCTAAATCAGCTTCAAAAATTGATTCCTGTGGCAATATTTGTGATACAAACTGTTGCAGCAGGCTTCTTTGAAGAATTAACCTATCGGGTAGGTATTTTTGAAATTGTCTTCAAAAAGCACAGAAATATTGCTTTTATCGTTGCAATGCTCCTCTTTGCATATATGCACGGCCCAACAGACCTCTACAGTTGGTTGACTTATGGTTTAATGAGTCTTATTTTAACTAGTTTTTATGCCAAATATCGCAACTTTTATCTCAATATGAGCATTCATATGCTTTGGAATCTTTTTGGTATTCTCGTCGCATTTCTTCTTTCGCATTAA
- a CDS encoding ABC transporter permease — MFDLSIKSIWYVLIRDYMSFKKLFKISIFPNLVNPLIYLLAFGLGLSKLVGSVYGVPYFVFVASGLVAATAMSAATAETTTNAYIQMKVEKTYEAIAMTPVNLQDIVAGQIIWAGIRSVIFGSLFLIIVAVLGVMHTWLVLFIPFVLFITGIVFGTMGLIFTLLIPNRDYINYYQVLVIQPLYMFSATFFPLSVFPKGLRIISNISPLYHSAIICRALLAGNIDFYSLSFHFMVLLLMILVLFFIPVRLVQKKMRK; from the coding sequence ATGTTTGATTTATCAATAAAGTCAATATGGTATGTACTCATAAGAGATTATATGAGCTTTAAGAAGCTGTTTAAAATCTCCATTTTTCCAAATTTAGTTAATCCTTTGATTTATTTGTTAGCATTTGGTCTTGGACTTTCTAAATTAGTGGGTAGTGTTTATGGTGTTCCATACTTTGTTTTTGTTGCATCAGGTTTGGTTGCCGCAACGGCCATGTCAGCTGCAACGGCTGAAACGACAACTAACGCATATATACAAATGAAAGTTGAAAAAACTTATGAGGCTATCGCCATGACACCGGTAAATTTGCAAGATATAGTAGCAGGACAAATTATTTGGGCAGGAATCAGGAGTGTGATTTTTGGAAGTTTATTTTTAATCATAGTGGCAGTGTTAGGAGTTATGCATACATGGCTCGTTCTATTTATTCCTTTTGTCCTTTTTATTACAGGTATAGTTTTTGGAACGATGGGTTTAATTTTTACTTTGCTTATCCCAAATAGAGATTACATCAATTATTATCAAGTTTTAGTTATTCAACCGCTCTATATGTTCTCTGCTACTTTTTTTCCATTATCTGTGTTTCCTAAAGGACTTCGGATAATTAGCAATATCTCTCCTTTGTATCACTCAGCTATCATATGTAGGGCATTACTAGCAGGAAATATAGATTTTTACAGTTTAAGTTTTCATTTTATGGTCCTTTTGTTAATGATTTTAGTTCTATTTTTTATCCCTGTTCGACTTGTTCAGAAGAAGATGAGAAAATAA